The Toxoplasma gondii ME49 chromosome XII, whole genome shotgun sequence genome includes a region encoding these proteins:
- a CDS encoding hypothetical protein (encoded by transcript TGME49_277490), with amino-acid sequence MVRLARRVPAEGLRPLPRPQARSLVACVSVSHRNLSECKGTFESCTPLLHPSSRFSPLRGDFACKNVTGQPCDFSVEPRDIAATQREGHAAPLPSCSRHAAHENALESCCNKRSALLIQPTDRQSRKRHSEFHHLSPPSCPSSSSFSPSFSPLCNAFSVPIRGALCEDILVSPGELGLSRGLRWDGQRGLSGCPPAALPLSRRTLSSHAVLQRRGAEANTESDEGHRETHPSAWSPAVCFPGSSSESTGSSASHAPHEGRESPPTFSHAESHKVEIEQDCTCSFCKPVATGSPPSPPDSLPPWLSAYASSSTFLSGAESSSLSSDTSLLPPSRFPSPAVHPSSAVSSTGAPLRRGAPAPAALLSVCEKRTRAGCRSWTFWSAVSACIRAHLPPLPHAENEAFFQDLYLNQDVPPILSLPSSPAPLSSSNCLSHFHLLPAPSSVLPRQVSFPLSLSPHASPFQAPQWSMQRFDLRTALRLFCLLGNQTPPSVSHSPPFSSSSSSSAVAPVSSSACSRSSPLPLPPSVASAASPSASSATAAASTFSCEKQEKTTQLPSDLHSGEARASRDPYCDKRSEDNGPCAADSTQTEARRRMHEATLHFVAAHILMRYQLASTLASRSKSGCDRHNDRLPALSVHELRHLVQVYIHLASQTDCRVTASWVAFLLLARHTVYTVVRSALSPVAPSSSSLSSCASLLSASLSPQLSLHSNPVLRNPSAGPSLSQLVLLLAAFSPPSDSPSWSCSSSSPSGCASLSSSVSLALERPSRDFYRPRSAPSLLPPWARLPPPADFLLLLQVKLTQQGGASLSAAELVQAAFLLAPHASILGGGRDSQGVLTFKAIGDELEYRIEELCGGVSSSALSGSAGLPPAAFSLEHLGKMEAGPELAIRAVQAFADADVCHEPFFSSLCLFLLSPCSSASSSVSSRSSSSSCAARASATARAAEDEKREASHGGRETEESEDSEKEENTVVWLDTWRTGQIADLLFQFRRLRFYHDDLLDYLWTSYDAEALTPAALRQRDWEKKRKRNAAGKSRRRPIRRTTVHLHSQSLSSAQKPSAQRTPSTRPRSTSPSVSLLPQVSPSPFTTSTSSSSSSSAFDSPTLEDTPPPGLCPAGADGPPFQVAEAKERKKIRFYDKCTPHQLLTFLHMAGHSEVPPPSPQWQTQVAQLLVSSAVASRPTVSGSSSLGPASSLSLIATLSRLLSPVETGDLGTSLLRLTPLAGAEALAALCGGFPRRQGDLSSADKAEATSPSTGLDGIGAVAPERGARETEKTQVNLEPQIGHRTRYAAAETDHSAGRLEREEREKKEETRNFLKAMPLSQLPSFSLAVLLHSPPLSFLSGRTRRTTLDCADHNLSSACAPRWSPCSSSLPLSLCQGSSPSSSRSTESSAPAASEENVGRDLGFLHRAPAGRRWPRETEETVLLSWAVLLERMLRLWRRTAAPSLHPLLNYALLHHQLSSDCRDTQWQSSQASDSSSAASKDWVSASRGNASTSELHRWPPSSTSSLSSSPSPSSSLDWSEMPSVASPVSSSFLTRLSSAPHLSLLRSLLLFEQKSSPSPSSSPCSPSSSSCSPSSSSSCSPSSSSCSPSCSPSPPSSSSSCSPFSSSCSPSCSPSPPSSSSSCSPFSSPSSSLQKYLVSPLVQGVPSQLPLRLEPRWASADPAVEASVSRGVDWARCERAGDEDGDPVRRESSSWSPALWSEFADRENAATIRSQEADIADVRLSTAARLCRQTLLSLLVYVHLSAAPLSASSCELPRVSAKSRRHLGSYVVPGSLSSRLPASRTPTDASSGLSSSSFSSSSCSAFAASAGQNVVASALSSLSLDDVRKVYLLTVLATSGLLWRDTGGGFGTKRLNAPVDRFKEESAPSIGRPKTLDEERARGSVLNLQALLQQTLLVHPDEEGRLRQRLRSEGDSKRVTREDAIFLQALKEASPLLREEWREKERRQTQERQRQEEARDTRVKEKLTRRDQMRLWEKLQRPRACRTTAVKDAREERVDSEEGGERDGNGRNARAQCCGRNIGEAETALGQTRAQAGGLREAGEEVQEPLSSRVGTEKAVDDTAFAGEEARGVCFTKFEEREETGEPGNLYRRFALAEEAATALLSHHQGPFGDSTPRVSGFHRQVLSALQPALQLLESTWKEAERERDCQRGGHNGGSPTDDADEKREQERLPRSRQRPAVLSSARGDSPEDAHQARARVTEERGKTKSRGEEGREGRKRREADKREDRGNKEGRHEGLASRKGRDTCWIAQETPAGPYVLDILVLQRR; translated from the exons ATGGTCCGACTGGCGCGAAGAGTCCCGGCAGAGGGCCTGAGGCCGCTGCCTCGTCCACAGGCACGTTCTCTTGTTGCATGCGTATCAGTCAGCCACAGAAACCTGAGTGAATGCAAAGGTACATTTGAAAGCTGCACTCCTCTCCTACATCCTTCCTcacgcttctctccgcttcgaGGGGATTTTGCATGCAAAAATGTGACAGGCCAGCCATGCGATTTCTCGGTGGAACCCAGAGACATCGCGgctacacagagagagggacatGCAGCGCCCTTGCCCTCGTGCAGTCGACATGCAGCGCATGAGAATGCTCTTGAGTCGTGCTGTAACAAACGCTCTGCTCTTCTAATCCAACCTActgacaggcagtccagAAAGCGACACTCTGAATTCCATCACCTTTCGCCTCCATCTtgtccctcgtcttcttcgttctctccatctttttctcctctttgcaATGCTTTCTCAGTGCCAATTAGAGGAGCTCTCTGTGAAGATATCCTTGTTTCGCCTGGCGAACTTGGCTTATCCAGGGGACTGCGCTGGGACGGACAGCGAGGGCTAAGTGGCTGCCCTCCAgctgctctccctctctcacGGCGGACCctttcttcgcatgcagttcttcAGAGGCGCGGCGCCGAGGCGAacacagagagcgacgaagggCACCGAGAGACGCATCCCTCAGCCTGGAGTCCAGCCGTCTGCTTTCCTGGTTCTTCCTCCGAGTCCACCggttcctctgcctctcacGCTCCTCATGAAGGACGTGAGTCACCCCCAACGTTTTCTCATGCGGAATCACACAAAGTCGAAATCGAACAAGACTGCACCTGTTCGTTCTGCAAGCCTGTGGCCACAGGATCGCCTCCCTCTCCGCCCGACTCACTACCCCCGTGGCTGTCTGCAtacgcttcttcttctacctTCCTGTCTGGTGCGGagtcgtcttcgctttcttcggaTACTTCTTTgctgcctccttctcgcttcccgtCCCCAGCGGTTCACccttcctctgctgtctcttcgaccGGTGCGCCTCTCCGGAGGGGAGCGCCAGCCCCCGccgctcttctgtctgtctgtgaaAAGCGGACTCGAGCAGGTTGTCGCTCGTGGACGTTTTGGAGTGCCgtcagtgcatgcattcgcGCGCATTTGCCGCCTCTTCCGCACGCGGAGAACGAGGCGTTCTTCCAAGACCTGTATCTCAACCAGGACGTCCCCCCtattctttctctcccttcctctcctgctcctctttcGTCCAGCAACTGTCTCTCGCATTTTCACTTGCTGCCGGCTCCTTCGTCTGTGCTGCCTCGTCAGGTCTCGTTTCCGTTGTCTTTGTCGCCGCATGCGTCGCCTTTTCAGGCGCCTCAGTGGTCGATGCAACGCTTCGATCTCAGGACAGCCTTgcgcctcttctgtcttctcggcAACCAAACGCCTCCTTCAGTGTCTCActcgcctcctttctcttcttcctcttcctcctctgctgtcgcgcccgtttcgtcttccgcttgttcgcgttcgtctcctcttcctctacctccttccgtcgcttctgctgcttcgccctctgcctcgtctgccACCGCTGCTGCCTCGACGTTTTCGTGTgaaaagcaggagaaaaCCACGCAGCTTCCATCTGACCTCCACTCGGGTGAAGCGCGAGCCTCAAGAGATCCTTACTGCGACAAACGCTCCGAGGATAACGGACCTTGTGCGGCAGACAGCACGCAGACAGAGGCgcgcagacgcatgcacgaggCGACTCTGCACTTTGTGGCGGCTCACATTCTAATGCGATATCAACTTGCCTCGACTCTTGCTTCTCGAAGCAAATCGGGATGCGACAGACACAACGACCGCCTTCCCGCGCTCTCGGTCCACGAGCTCCGACACCTCgttcaggtgtacatacaccttGCATCGCAGACGGACTGCCGCGTGACGGCGTCGTGGGTCGCGTTTCTGTTGCTTGCCCGCCACACCGTCTACACCGTAGTGCGCTCTGCGCTCTCTCCCgttgcgccttcttcgtcttctctctcttcttgcgcgtcgcttctctctgcttctctctctccccagcTGTCTCTACACTCGAATCCGGTGCTTCGCAACCCGTCGGCAggtccgtctctctcgcagctcgtcttgcttctcgctgccttctctcctccctctgaCTCCCCTTCGTggtcttgttcttcctcttcgccatCTGGctgcgcgtctctgtcgagttCTGTCTCGCTCGCTTTGGAGCGTCCCAGTCGAGACTTTTATCGGCCTCGGTCAGCGCCGTCGCTCCTTCCCCCGTGGGCGCGACTGCCTCCGCCTGCAgactttctgcttctgcttcaaGTGAAACTGACTCAGCAAGGTGGCGCGAGCCTGTCTGCCGCTGAGCTGGTCCAAGCGGCCTTCCTCTTAGCCCCACACGCATCGATTCTCGGTGGAGGCCGAGACAGTCAGGGAGTTCTG ACCTTCAAGGCCATTGGAGACGAACTGGAGTACCGAATTGAGGAACTCTGTGGcggcgtctcttcgtcggctCTCTCTGGAAGCGCCGGACTGCCTCCTGcagcgttttctcttgaGCATCTCGGCAAGATGGAGGCGGGGCCTGAGTTGGCCATCCGCGCAGTCCAGGCCTTTGCAGACGCAGATGTTTGCCACGAACCATTCTTCAGcagcctctgtctgtttcttctctctccttgctcatctgcctcctcttctgtctcgtctcgatcttcttcttcttcgtgtgcTGCTCGTGCGTCTGCGACAGCGAGGgcggcagaagacgagaagcgcgaagcgAGCCATGGAGGtcgagagacggaagaaagcgaagacagcgagaaagaagagaacacagTGGTCTGGCTAGACACGTGGAGGACAGGTCAAATAGCGGACCTTCTCTTTCAGTTCAGAAGACTGCGCTTCTACCACGATGACCTCCTAGACTATCTATGGACTTCGTACGACGCGGAGGCGCTAACGCCTGCGGCTCTTAGGCAGCGAGActgggagaagaaaagaaagagaaacgcagcaggGAAAAGCAGACGCCGACCCATCAGACGCACCACAGTCCACCTGCACTCGCAGTCGCTGTCAAGCGCGCAAAAGCCTTCTGCGCAGAGGACCCCCTCAACGCGGCCCCGCTCGACGTCTCCAAGCGTCTCCCTGTTGCCACaagtctctccttctcccttcacaacttccacgtcttcttcctcctcctcgtctgcctttGATTCCCCGACGCTGGAGGATACGCCGCCTCCTGGCCTGTGTCCTGCAGGAGCAGATGGACCGCCTTTCCAAGTCGCGGAAgccaaagagagaaagaaaattcGATTTTACGACAAGTGCACTCCGCACCAACTTTTGACTTTTCTTCACATGGCCGGACACAGCGAAGTCccgcctccctctcctcaATGGCAGACGCAGGTTGCGcagcttctcgtctcctccgctgTGGCCTCTCGGCCTACCGTTTCcggatcttcttctttgggACCTGCGTCGTCCTTGTCTCTGATTGCCAccctttcgcgtcttctcagCCCTGTTGAGACAGGCGACTTAGGGAcgtcgcttctgcgtctgaCTCCCCTCGCAGGCGCCGAGGCCCTCGCGGCCCTCTGTGGGGGTTTCCCCAGGAGACAGGGTGACTTGAGTTCCGCTGACAAGGCAGAGGCAACTTCACCGAGCACAGGTCTCGATGGAATCGGCGCCGTCGCCCCTGAGAGGGGagcgcgggagacagagaaaacgcaggtgAACCTCGAGCCCCAGATAGGGCACCGGACGAGATACGCCGCGGCCGAAACCGACCACTCTGCTGGGCGActcgaacgagaagaaagggagaagaaagaagagacacgcaaCTTTTTGAAGGCGATGCCTCTCTCGCAGttgccttcgttctctttagctgtccttctccactctccgCCCTTGTCGTTCCTCTCCGGTCGAACGCGAAGGACAACTCTCGATTGCGCAGATCACAACTTGTCTTCGGCTTGTGCGCCGCGGTGGTCTCCTTGCTCATCTTCCCTAccgttgtctctctgtcaaggctcttctccttcttcgtcgcgttcGACTGAGTCTTCGGCGCCTGCTGCATCTGAGGAAAACGTGGGCAGAGACCTTGGGTTTCTGCACAGAGCGCCGGCCGGACGACGGTGGCCGCGGGAGACTGAAGAGACAGTTCTGTTGTCTTGGGCGGTTTTGCTAGAGCGGATGCTGAGACTTTGGAGACGCACAGCAGCACCCAGTCTGCACCCGCTGCTCAACTACGCTCTTCTCCACCACCAGTTATCGTCGGACTGTAGAGACACTCAGTGGCAGTCCTCACAAGCCTCTGATTCCTCTTCAGCGGCTTCGAAAGACTGGGTCAGTGCTTCACGCGGGAATGCCTCTACCTCCGAACTTCATCGTTGGCCCCCctcgtcgacttcttcgctgtcttcttcaccttctccttcttcgtctttggACTGGTCTGAGATGccctctgtcgcttcgcctgtttcttcttccttcctgaCACGGTTGTCTTCTGCTCCCcacttgtctctcctcaggtctctcttgctcttcgaGCAGaagtcttctccttctccttcttcttctccttgttctccttcttcttcttcttgttctccttcttcttcttcttcttgttctccttcttcttcttcttgttctccttcttgttctccttcgcctccttcttcttcttcttcttgttctcctttttcttcttcttgttctccttcttgttctccttcgcctccttcttcttcttcttcttgttctcctttttcttctccttcttcttcgcttcagAAATACCTCGTTTCGCCCTTGGTGCAAGGCGTGCCGAGTCAACTGCCGCTGCGTTTGGAGCCTCGCTGGGCGTCTGCGGATCCCGCCGTGGAGGCGAGTGTCTCGCGTGGGGTCGACTGGGCGAGGTGCGAGAGAGCTGGGGATGAGGATGGAGACCCGGTCCGCCGAGAGAGTTCTTCCTGGAGCCCTGCCCTTTGGAGCGAATTcgccgacagagaaaacgcagccACAATCCGTTCCCAAGAGGCAGACATCGCAGATGTTCGCCTGTCGACCGcggcgcgtctctgtcgtcaGACGCTCCTCTCGTTactggtgtatgtacacctgagcGCGGCGCCACTTTCCGCTTCCTCTTGTGAGCTCCCTCGCGTTTCAGCGAAGAGCAGGAGACACTTGGGAAGCTACGTTGTACCTGGGTCTTTGTCGTCGCGTCTTCCAGCTTCCCGCACACCAACAGATGCTTCATCTggcctttcttcgtcttcgttctcttcctcttcttgttccgcgttcgctgcttctgctggaCAGAATGTTGTGGCGAGCgcgctttcgtctctttcacTCGACGACGTGAGAAAGGTGTACTTGTTGACGGTGCTGGCGACTTCCGGTCTCTTGTGGCGAGACACTGGGGGTGGGTTCGGAACGAAGCGGCTGAATGCTCCAGTTGATCGCTtcaaggaagagagcgcgCCGTCGATTGGGAGACCAAAGACTTTGGAtgaggagagagcgcgaggaagcgtGCTAAATCTCcaggcgctgctgcagcagacGTTGCTTGTGCACCCCGACGAGGAGGGGCGCCTGCGACAGAGACTGCGgtcagaaggagacagcaaacgCGTGACTCGAGAGGACGCGATCTTCCTTCAGGCACTGAAAGAGGCTTCGCCGCTGCTcagagaagagtggagagagaaggaacgaaggcAAACgcaagagcgacagagacaagaggaagcCCGAGACACCCGGGTGAAGGAAAAACTGACGCGTCGAGACCAGATGCGCCTGTgggagaagctgcagcgcCCAAGAGCCTGTCGAACGACAGCCGTaaaagacgcgagagaggaacgcgttGATagcgaagaagggggagaacgAGATGGCAATGgaaggaacgcgagagcgcAGTGCTGTGGAAGGAACAtcggggaagcagagacagcctTGGGGCAGACGAGAGCGCAAGCCGGGGGGTTGAGAGAAGCCGGCGAAGAAGTGCAGGAACCTCTGAGTTCACGGGTGGGAACCGAGAAGGCGGTCGACGACACTGCGTTTGCGGGTGAAGAGGCGCGAGGAGTCTGCTTCACCAAAtttgaagaaagagaagagactggagaACCAGGCAACTTGTATCGGCGCTTCGCCCTCGCAGAAGAGGCGGCGACGGCCCTCCTCTCTCACCACCAAGGACCGTTTGGGGACTCGACCCCACGCGTCTCTGGTTTCCACAGGCaagttctctctgctctgcagCCTGCTTTGCAGCTTCTCGAGTCGACCTGGAAAGAAGCGGAGCGGGAGCGAGACTGTCAGCGAGGCGGACACAACGGGGGGAGTCCGAcggacgacgcagacgaaaaaagagagcaggagagactCCCGAGGAGCCGACAGAGACCGGCGGTGCTCTCTTCAGCTCGAGGCGACAGTCCAGAAGACGCCCAccaggcgagagcgagagtcaccgaggagagaggaaaaacaaagagtagaggggaagagggaagagagggaaggaagcgaagagaagcagacaaaagagaagatagaggaaacaaagaagggagacacgaAGGACTTGCAAGtcgaaaaggcagagacacatGCTGGATCGCTCAGGAAACCCCAGCTGGACCGTATGTCCTGGACATTCTGGTCCTCCAGAGAAGATGA
- a CDS encoding 26S proteasome regulatory subunit 7, putative (encoded by transcript TGME49_277500), with product MANHKETEPPHAPEAAERPKAKKDAAHEDEEPKKTIPLDDADINILKSYGLSPYAFAIKRLDTDIKSLTEKITKLCGVRESDTGLCQPSQWDLAADKQLMQEQPLQVARCTKIIYPGGQTRGGENGENGESGGAGTTAPPPFGGDDEEPKYIINVKQIAKFVVGLGEKVAAMDIEEGMRVGVDRNKYKIQIPLPPKIDPTVTMMTVEEKPDVTYNDVGGAKEQLEKLREVLELPLLHPERFLSLGIDPPKGVLLYGPPGTGKTLTARAVANRTDACFICVIGSELVQKYVGEGARMVRELFQMARSRRACILFIDEVDAIGGSRGGEGEGNAHGDHEVQRTMLEIVNQLDGFEARGNIKVLMATNRPDTLDPALLRPGRLDRKVEFGLPDLEGRTHIFKIHAKTLSVDRNIRYELLARLCPNSTGADIRSVCTEAGILAIRARKKSISEKNFIDAINRVIKGYKKFSATAKYMVYN from the exons ATGGCGAACCACAAGGAGACCGAGCCCCCTCACGCCCCAGAGGCGGCGGAACGACccaaggcgaagaaggacgctgctcacgaggacgaggagccgaagaaaacgatTCCCCTCGACGACGCAGATATCAACATTCTCAAGTCCTAC GGACTGTCTCCGTACGCCTTCGCGATCAAGCGCCTGGACACAGACATCAAGAGCTTGACTGAAAAGATAACGAAGCTCTGCGGTGTGCGCGAGAGCGACACTGGCCTCTGCCAGCCTTCGCAGTGGGACTTGGCGGCGGACAAGCAGCTGATGCAGGAGCAGCCGCTGCAGGTCGCGCGATGCACGAAGATCATCTATCCCGGCGGTCAGACGCGAGGCggcgaaaacggagaaaacggcGAGAGCGGTGGCGCAGGAACGACCGCTCCGCCCCCGTttggaggagacgacgaggaaccCAAGTACATCATTAACGTCAAACAAATCGCGAAATTCGTCGTCGGACTCGGCGAGAAAGTCGCCGCCATGGACATCGAAGAAGGCATGCGCGTCGG AGTCGACCGCAACAAGTACAAGATTCAGATTCCTCTTCCGCCCAAGATCGACCCCACAGTCACGATGATGACAGTTGAAGAG AAACCCGATGTAACCTACAACGACGTTGGAGGCGCGAAGGAGCAGCTGGAAAAACTGAGAGAAGTTCTTGaacttcctctcctccatcCAGAgagatttctctctcttggcaTCGATCCACCCAAAGGAGTGCTCCTCTACGGACCCCCCGGCACAGGGAAAACGCTCACCGCTCGTGCTGTCGCCAATCGAACAGACGCATGCTTCATCTGCGTCATCGGCTCCGAACTCGTACAAAA GTATGTCGGCGAGGGCGCGCGAATGGTGCGCGAGTTGTTTCAGATGGCGCGCAGCagacgtgcatgcattttaTTCATCGACGAAGTGGACGCGATCGGCGGGAGTCGAggcggagagggagaaggcaaCGCCCACGGAGACCACGAGGTCCAGAGGACCATGCTCG AAATCGTCAATCAACTGGACGGCTTCGAGGCTCGCGGAAACATCAAAGTCCTCATGGCCACCAACCGTCCAGACACTCTGGACcctgcgctgcttcgtcCCGGTCGTCTCGACAGAAAAGTCGAGTTCGGCCTTCCGGACCTCGAA GGACGAACACACATCTTCAAGATCCACGCAAAGACTCTCAGCGTCGACCGCAACATACGCTACGAACTCCTCGCCCGGCTCTGCCCCAACAGCACAGGCGCTGACATTCGTTCCGTCTGTACAGAGGCAGGCATCTTGGCTATTCGCGCAAGAAAAAAG AGCATCAGCGAGAAGAACTTCATCGACGCAATCAACCGAGTCATCAAAGGCTACAAGAAATTCAGTGCGACTGCCAAGTACATGGTGTACAACTGA